A single genomic interval of Aureliella helgolandensis harbors:
- a CDS encoding ABC transporter permease, with amino-acid sequence MNDQSKFWQHASRFQSLLVLVLMITAMSLLSDRFLTSANGWNIMRQISVNVCLSIGMTMVILSGGIDLSVGSVLAFAGAITAGLIKAPVPIPMLGVEVQFTTWGAILAGLMVGMFLGWFNGQMITRLKIPPFVATLGMLSIARGLTMLWTKGFPITGLGEGLAILGTRSVLGVPAPVWIAGTLVATFVLITKKTRVGRYIYAVGGNEQTARLSGLNVNRIKVIVYMLAGALSAVAGLIMTSRLDSAQPNAGMGYELDSIAAVVIGGTSLSGGRGTIFGTVIGCLIIGVLNSGLVLLNVSPFWQQVVKGSVILVAVAIDRMRESND; translated from the coding sequence ATGAATGATCAATCGAAGTTTTGGCAACATGCGAGCCGCTTTCAATCGCTACTTGTGTTGGTGCTGATGATCACGGCGATGAGCCTGCTGTCGGACCGGTTTCTGACTTCGGCGAATGGCTGGAACATCATGAGGCAGATCTCGGTGAACGTCTGCCTGTCGATCGGCATGACCATGGTGATCTTGTCCGGTGGAATCGATTTGTCCGTGGGATCGGTGCTGGCATTTGCTGGTGCGATCACTGCCGGATTGATCAAAGCTCCGGTTCCCATACCCATGTTGGGCGTGGAAGTGCAATTTACCACCTGGGGAGCCATCTTGGCCGGATTGATGGTGGGCATGTTCCTGGGGTGGTTCAATGGACAGATGATAACCCGCTTAAAAATTCCTCCTTTTGTTGCCACGCTCGGTATGCTCAGTATTGCTCGTGGTCTGACGATGCTGTGGACCAAAGGTTTTCCGATTACCGGTTTGGGGGAAGGTCTAGCTATTCTGGGAACACGGTCGGTCCTGGGAGTTCCAGCGCCAGTATGGATTGCGGGTACTCTGGTTGCCACTTTCGTCTTGATTACCAAGAAGACGCGCGTGGGACGCTACATCTATGCGGTGGGTGGAAATGAACAAACCGCCAGGCTGTCCGGGCTGAACGTGAATCGCATTAAGGTCATTGTCTATATGCTTGCCGGTGCGCTGTCGGCAGTTGCCGGATTGATCATGACCTCACGCTTGGATTCGGCGCAACCCAATGCCGGAATGGGATACGAGCTCGATAGCATCGCCGCCGTGGTTATTGGCGGCACATCGCTTTCTGGTGGTCGTGGAACGATTTTTGGCACCGTCATTGGCTGCCTCATCATTGGTGTGCTGAATAGCGGGTTGGTGCTGCTCAATGTCTCGCCGTTCTGGCAACAAGTCGTCAAGGGGAGCGTGATTTTGGTTGCGGTGGCAATCGATCGCATGCGAGAGTCGAACGATTGA
- a CDS encoding sugar ABC transporter ATP-binding protein, protein MIMPSATEQVVLAGTGIVKRYPGVLALNQVDFSVRAGEIHGLIGENGAGKSTLMHILAGAAQPDAGELRLDGEPVDFANPRAAMDCGIALVHQELNLVPYLTVAENVFLGRELVSKAGLIRSLDQNRHCKNLLSALDDTIDPRTEVHRLRVGQQQVVEIAKAINSKARVIFMDEPTSAISDQEVESLFRLIRSLRDSGVSIVYVSHKLDELLSISDRITVLRDGQLVDTVQTAEADRDSIVRLMVGRQLDELYVHSPAVSQGGERLRVESLSLIRKDMRRPLVDRVSLGVCGGEVLGIFGLMGAGRTELLEAIFGLHPAGTTGALTIDGVPCAIDSPEVALRNGLGLVPEDRKRQGLILGMSVEQNINLSNLADLETAWLLSGKREREHAQSFVEQFAIRTPSATQRVGALSGGNQQKVVLSKVLSRKPSVLMLDEPTRGIDVSAKREIYALIDRLKQDGMAIIVVSSELPELLGIADRVMVMCEGRKTGEFKRSAANEEMLMRAAVPGGSTTNDE, encoded by the coding sequence ATGATAATGCCGTCGGCAACAGAACAGGTCGTATTGGCGGGGACCGGCATTGTCAAACGGTATCCCGGCGTGCTGGCGTTGAACCAAGTCGACTTCTCGGTGCGGGCTGGAGAGATCCATGGCCTGATCGGTGAAAACGGTGCCGGCAAATCGACGCTGATGCATATCTTAGCTGGAGCCGCCCAGCCCGATGCGGGGGAACTTCGGCTCGACGGTGAGCCGGTTGACTTTGCCAATCCACGTGCAGCGATGGACTGCGGTATTGCATTGGTGCACCAAGAACTCAACCTCGTTCCGTACCTTACCGTGGCTGAGAACGTTTTTCTCGGCCGCGAATTGGTCTCCAAGGCAGGACTGATTCGCTCGCTGGATCAGAACCGGCACTGCAAAAATCTGTTGTCCGCGCTAGATGACACGATCGATCCTCGCACAGAGGTGCATCGCCTGCGCGTGGGACAGCAACAGGTGGTCGAAATAGCCAAGGCGATTAATTCAAAGGCGCGTGTGATTTTCATGGACGAGCCGACATCGGCGATCAGCGACCAGGAAGTTGAATCTCTGTTCCGCTTGATTCGTTCGCTGCGTGACTCGGGCGTTTCTATCGTCTACGTGTCCCACAAACTCGACGAGCTCTTGAGTATTAGCGACCGCATAACGGTTCTTCGTGATGGGCAGCTGGTCGATACTGTCCAGACCGCAGAGGCCGATCGAGACTCGATTGTAAGGTTGATGGTTGGGCGACAACTCGATGAACTCTATGTCCATTCGCCCGCCGTGTCCCAGGGGGGCGAACGCCTGCGCGTCGAGTCACTTTCGCTGATCCGCAAGGATATGCGGCGACCGCTCGTCGATCGCGTTTCGCTTGGGGTGTGTGGCGGCGAAGTATTGGGGATTTTTGGACTGATGGGCGCTGGCCGCACCGAATTGTTGGAAGCCATCTTCGGTCTACACCCCGCTGGCACCACCGGGGCTTTAACCATCGACGGTGTACCCTGTGCTATTGATTCTCCTGAGGTCGCACTACGCAACGGTCTAGGGCTTGTGCCGGAAGATCGCAAACGCCAAGGATTGATTCTGGGGATGAGCGTGGAACAAAATATCAATTTGTCCAACCTAGCGGATCTGGAGACGGCCTGGCTGCTGAGCGGCAAGCGAGAGAGGGAGCACGCCCAGTCGTTCGTCGAACAATTTGCGATTCGCACCCCCAGTGCCACGCAGCGTGTGGGGGCCCTGAGCGGTGGCAATCAGCAAAAGGTCGTGCTCTCCAAAGTGCTTTCGCGGAAGCCAAGCGTGCTTATGCTCGACGAGCCGACTCGTGGCATTGATGTCAGCGCCAAACGCGAGATTTATGCCCTGATTGATCGGTTAAAACAGGATGGAATGGCGATCATTGTCGTCTCTTCTGAACTGCCAGAACTGCTGGGCATTGCCGATCGAGTCATGGTAATGTGTGAAGGTCGGAAGACGGGTGAATTCAAACGATCTGCAGCTAATGAGGAAATGTTGATGCGAGCCGCAGTACCTGGAGGCTCAACGACGAACGATGAATGA
- a CDS encoding DUF2291 family protein — MSRKQLIVSGVLLMLGGIACWFMPLFHVQPLGGSASDAGGSPAAAGRPRVADPADYVRLLWDGPLRTGDASTDIKQLWDAFAADASQARSRFGQQAGLGGAWYFCIRGQGVVAMVEKDRVVLTVPDCSSRVCVELGGVVDNTVREAVGVKASEFANSQEFNAISSDLNLKVESEIIAPNRPLLKPGVQVDFVGCARIGGESDLDPLCLIPIRLEVASQQESVAASADESRGGTPP; from the coding sequence GTGTCACGCAAGCAGTTAATCGTGTCCGGAGTGCTGCTAATGTTGGGTGGCATCGCTTGCTGGTTCATGCCACTATTTCATGTGCAACCGCTGGGAGGCAGTGCGTCAGACGCGGGTGGTTCGCCTGCGGCGGCGGGCCGCCCAAGGGTAGCTGATCCGGCTGACTATGTGCGTCTTCTGTGGGATGGACCGCTACGTACCGGCGATGCCAGTACGGACATCAAGCAGCTGTGGGATGCCTTTGCGGCCGACGCGTCCCAAGCCCGAAGTCGATTCGGTCAGCAGGCTGGGCTGGGCGGAGCCTGGTATTTCTGTATCCGTGGCCAAGGAGTGGTCGCCATGGTGGAGAAAGATCGCGTTGTGCTAACCGTGCCGGATTGTTCAAGCCGAGTCTGTGTTGAATTGGGGGGGGTCGTTGACAACACCGTGCGTGAAGCGGTGGGGGTTAAGGCCAGCGAGTTTGCAAATTCACAAGAATTCAATGCGATCTCTTCAGACCTGAATCTTAAGGTCGAAAGCGAAATCATTGCACCGAACCGTCCGCTGTTGAAACCTGGTGTTCAAGTCGACTTCGTTGGTTGCGCTAGGATTGGCGGCGAGTCCGACCTGGATCCCCTGTGCTTGATTCCTATACGATTGGAAGTTGCTAGCCAGCAAGAGAGTGTCGCTGCATCAGCCGATGAATCGCGTGGGGGAACCCCGCCATGA